Within the Bacillus pumilus genome, the region TAGGAATGCTTTGAATTGCCTTGGCGCTTCATAGACCTCTAAGAGTTCAGACGGGGAGTAATGAAGCTCATGCATGCAGTAATACAGATACACAGCCTCTTTATTCCCGTCCTTTATTAGTTTTTTGCTGCTTCTTCTAAATCTTCAATTTCATCTTCAAAACCGTTGACCTCAATGGCTTTGTTTAACCAGTTCGCATATTCACCGCCGACAGATAGGACACGCTTTGCCACTTCGACTGGATCTTGGGTGCCATATGCCTCACGCAGTTCTTTTGATTTGAAATCAGGGTAAATGGTTGATTCAACCGCAATACGTGCATAGAAGCGTTGAGAATCCAAGTCTTTCACACGTCCACGACCTTTAACATTTTTGAAAGTCGTGTTTTCTTTCTCTAGTTCATCGATACGCTCTGTTGTGATCGCTTTGAATACGAATGGAATCACTTTACCTTCTTTATCAACGAAACGTTTTGAGATAATGGATTTGACCTCTTCCGCTTCTGTTGTTTGTCCTGGCATAAAGAATGAAAGATCATATACGTTGTTTGTTTGTTTTTCGCTCATGTTTAAAAACTCCCTTTGATTTGTTTT harbors:
- a CDS encoding phage tail assembly chaperone, which encodes MSEKQTNNVYDLSFFMPGQTTEAEEVKSIISKRFVDKEGKVIPFVFKAITTERIDELEKENTTFKNVKGRGRVKDLDSQRFYARIAVESTIYPDFKSKELREAYGTQDPVEVAKRVLSVGGEYANWLNKAIEVNGFEDEIEDLEEAAKN